The Paenibacillus amylolyticus genome contains the following window.
ACCTGAATGAAGAGAACATCGTTAACCTTACAACACGTTAAAACAGAGGCGATCAAGTTCGCCATTATGCTGCTCGGTACATTTATTTTAGCTTTTGCCTATTATCACATTAACTTTCAGAATCATTTATCGGAGGGCGGATTTGTCGGTCTGGCCCTGCTCGGAAAATACGCAACAGGCTTATCGCCTGCCATCGGTATGTTGCTGCTGGACATTCCGGTCATGATCTTGGCCTGGTTCCTCAAAGGCTGGAAATTCATGATTCAGGCATTGCTTGGCGTCGCTGCATTTTCCCTATTCTATGACGGCTTTGAACGATACTCCACACTGGTGATGTCGTTTAACGGAAATCTGTGGATTCCGGCAGTTCTATCCGGCGTATTAACAGGGATAGGTGCTGGGATCGTGCTTCGATTCGGCGGAGCAACTGGCGGAGACGATATTCTCGCTGTGCTGGTTAGCCGCTGGAAGGGATGGAAGCTGGGGACTGTTTTCTTTGTCAGTGATGCTTTTGTATTGGGATTGTCGCTTTTCTTTCTTCCGGTAAAAGAAACTTTATATACGATTCTGGCCGTATGGATTGCCAGTAAAGTCATCACGTACGTCGTTAGTGTTCCGGCTCGCGGAACCGTGGTTACGACTTCAGCTGTGAAATTGCCGATGCCATCGGCTGCAGCCAAGGCGGTTAATGCTGCTGCGGTTTCACCACGGCCTACGGTGGCTAGAGGGGTATCTCATTGACCATACGTTTCAGAACAAACCTAACTCTATATACATCCTATTCAGGACTTGATCGTTAACGTTTATATAAAATCCCTTTTGTCTGTTCTACAGCAGCAAAAGGGATTTTATTATATTCGCTGTTGAAAGGATTGTATTCGCTAAACGGTTTCATTGGCAGATCACTGCAAATACAGCCATATTCCGATGTCACCCGATTCGTTCAGGGCTTGATTGAAGAAGCAATCTGACCATCCTGATTGTGGATAATGGCTCGAATATTCTGTTTGCTGCTAAGGGCTTTAGCCTTATTTACAGCTTCTGCCTTCGTATCAAATGTGGACAGATAGGTTGACTTTCCTTCTTCCTTGATTGCCCAACCAGAGTCAGTAGGGACGACATGGATATTGTCATGACTTTTGGACGAAGAGACGGGCTCGGAATGACGTCGCTCCGCAGAATTCGTAGAAGATGACGTTTTACGTTTGGAATTTTCGGAAGAAGATGTGGAGTCCGGTTTCGAACCTCCCGGTGCAGGATGGTTTTCATCCCATTCTTCTGCCTTAGCTGTTGCTATGGCGATTGATCGCCCTTCCTCATACCCATCATCGAGCAGCGCATTGGCAATCTCAATGGCTTTGTGTCTGACACGTGGTTCCAGATTCTTCATCGATACTGGATAATCCTGTTTATTCCAAGGCATATGAACCCCTCCTGTACAATATTGGATTAGTTGTATATTACCCAGTGAGGGCAGGGATAAACGATGAAGAGGACAGAAAGAACCAGAAGAAACGAAGCTAAAAGCTTTCTGCAGGAAAGCTACTTCGAAAGCATATACTTCGCCTAAAAGCTTTCTGAAGGAAAGCTACATCGGAATCACACGCTATCCCCGGAATTCCCTTTTCTAAAAGGAGTCAAAAAGTCTGGGGATAACAGCGATCTGAAGGTTAATCTGTCATCGGAGTGTCCAGTGTAAACATTCTTAATTTCAACTACTTATATAAAAGGATCTCGTTCCTATACTTTTGCAAACGGTAGGCGTATAATGCTGTCCATAAAAGAAATAAGTTCAATAACAGGAAGATAAAGGAGTACATACATATGTTTAGTCTTAGCCTCGCAATCCCCATGGTGTTCACTATGCTAATTCATGCCGCAGACAGCTCGTCATATGCGCTCCGCCTCGGTGGATTACGCACGCGCAGAATCGCGCTGGCCATCTCATTGGCAGGAATCTTGCTTTTGGTTTCCCGTACCTCCAATATGGCCCAGGGCCCAATGGTAGGTAATCTGGTGGATACCGCAACACGTGGAGCCAATCCACACTTTGCAGCACAGCTGCATTGGTTAATGGGGCGGCAACCATTGGAACAGCATTAGCCATATTGTGTTTCCCAACGATGGTTAAGCTTTCTTCGAGAATGGTTGTCCATTTTGAAGCAGCCGGTTCCATCCCTGCGATGGTTCGCGGTATGCTGAAGCGAAGCAAGATTAGAAATGCAGCGTATTACATCACCCCGCCATCCTGGATGATGGCTAAACGCTTGGTACAGCATGGGATGCCAAGACGGTTGATGATGCTAAATGTAGCGGTAACCGCAATCTACACCACGGGTGTCCTGTCCAGCTTGTACGCAGCGTACCTTTACCCAGGACAGGCTGTAGCCGCATCCCAATCGACTGGACTGATTAACGGAATCGCCACCATTTTGTTAACCATCCTGATTGATCCGCGGATTTCCCTGCTCAGTGACCGATCATTACGTGGCGAGATTCGTTTGGATCGCATGAATCAGATTTACGGCTGGATGCTCGTATCCCGCCTGTTTGGTACACTGCTCGCACAGTTGTTATTAATTCCATTTGCTTATTGGATCGGTTGGATTGTAAGTATGATGTGACAACTTCTCTTCTGAATTGTATCTAGGCCCACTCTCATGTACATCTTCTGTAATGGCAAATGAGAGTGGGACCGTGCACATTGAATTGACGGAATATTTTAGCTGTGATACTATTAGACCGAATAGTCGGTTTAGTTTATGGAGGTTTTTCCAATCGAAGTCAAACGAAGAAAAGACGTTACCCAGATTAAGAAAGACATCGCGCGTAATACCAAGGAACTCTTTGCCCAAAAGGGATATAGTGCTACTTCCATGGAAGATATCTGTACGATTAACAATCGGAGTAAAGGAAGTATCTATTATCATTTCAAAAGTAAAGAAGAATTATTTATGTATCTAATCAAGCTGAATAATGAAGACTGGATGGATGCTTGGCTGGAGAAAGAATCCGGGTATGAGACGGCTGTAGATAAACTGTACGGACTTGCTGATCATTATGTGGATGATCTGGCTAACCCGCTCAATCATGCCATTAACGAGTTTGTTTCAGGTCAGGTTGTCAGTCAGGAGATGCTCGATGAGATGCTTTCCCTGATCCGAATTCCGTATGCGACATATGAGTCCATCATTACGAAAGGCATGGAAGACGGAGAGTTAAAACCGGATGACCCACAGGATATAATGCACATTATATACGGTCTGTTTAGTGGTTTGACTACGCTCTATTATGAGAAGGACCTGACGGATATTCGGCGTATTTACCACAAAGGCATGGCCGGTCTGCTGGCAGGCATCCAACAACATTAATTATGAAAAGCTGATGTAAAGTCAGTTTTTCTTTTTAAACAATAATAAACCGGACAGTCGGTTTAAAGAGGAGATGGAGAATGAACACATTGTTGAGGAACAAAGCTTTTTTAATTGTGACAGGGTCTGATCTGCTACAAAATCTGGCGATATGGATTCGTAATATGGCGATCCTCTATTATGTGATGGATCGAACGCAGGGAAATCCAATAGCTGTATCGCTGATTACCGTACTTGAATATGCTCCAATTTTCGTTTTTTCCATCATTGGTGGTGCACTGGCTGATCGCTGGAATCCCAAACGTACGATGATCCTGGGGATATTCTGAGTGCATTGTCCATTGTCATGATTATTGGCGTATTATCATCCGGGTACTGGCAGATTCTATACGTTGCCACATTGGTATCCTCCATCGTTAGCCAATTTTCTCAGCCATCTTCTCTAAAGATCGTGAAGCGAAATGTAGAGGGAGATCACTTACAATCAGCAATTGCTATTACCCAGAGTGGTCAATCGTTATTTTTAATTCTCGGACCGATCGTGGGAACGTTTATATACACAGCAATGGGAATTCAGGCGTCCATGTATGCATTACTCATTCTATTCCTGATCTCCGCACTATTACTCACATTTCTTCCTAAAGAAGCCACTCAACGGGAAAAAAACACCTCATTGTTTGCGGATATCCAAGAGGGTTGGCAATATGTTGGTCAATCCCGTTCCTTAAAAATGCTTAGCATGGTATTCATCTGTATAGGCCTTTCTGCTGGTCTCATCAGTCCACTTGGCATATTTCTGATCACCGAACGGCTGGGACTTGAAGCAACATCGTTACAGTTCCTGTCGGGTGCATCCGGATTAGGTTTATTGATTGGAGGAGGTATTGCGGCTGCTGTAAGTGGCAAGTTGAACCAAACCTTAACTCTGCTTGTAGGCGTGCTGTGTCTGGCAGTAACCACGATGGGGGAAGTGTTATCCAGTTGGTTCTGGCTGACCCTTGTCATCACCTTCTTGAGCTCCATCAGTTTGGCATTTATCAACGTCATCATCTCCACGTACTTGGTCACCCGGATTGATGAGCACTTGATCGGGAGAGTGAATGGCACCATCACACCCTTATTCATCGGAACGATGCTGCTCGGATCTTCCATGTCAGGTGTATTAATGAACAGCGCATCCATTTTTATCGTCTACGCAATCTCGGTTATCGTAATGATCCTGGGTATCCTTCCAGCGATGAGAATTCAATTTGATAATGATCAGATAGCCCCTGCCAGCATATTGAATTCGGGAGTCTCCTCGAGCCAAACTTAATCCATACATTCTTGTCTAACAATCGTTTCGTTTATTACAAGCAAGAATATATAAACAAAAAGAGCAGCGGAATCATTCCACTGCTCTTCTTTAATGACGCTTATTGGAAAAGGACCGCGTACTCCCCGTATCCTTCTTTTTGCAAGTCTTCTTTGGGTACAAAACGAAGTGCCGCAGAGTTGATGCAATAACGCATTCCACCGGCTTCGACAGGACCATCGTTGAACAGGTGG
Protein-coding sequences here:
- a CDS encoding TetR/AcrR family transcriptional regulator, which produces MEVFPIEVKRRKDVTQIKKDIARNTKELFAQKGYSATSMEDICTINNRSKGSIYYHFKSKEELFMYLIKLNNEDWMDAWLEKESGYETAVDKLYGLADHYVDDLANPLNHAINEFVSGQVVSQEMLDEMLSLIRIPYATYESIITKGMEDGELKPDDPQDIMHIIYGLFSGLTTLYYEKDLTDIRRIYHKGMAGLLAGIQQH
- a CDS encoding DUF2188 domain-containing protein, which produces MPWNKQDYPVSMKNLEPRVRHKAIEIANALLDDGYEEGRSIAIATAKAEEWDENHPAPGGSKPDSTSSSENSKRKTSSSTNSAERRHSEPVSSSKSHDNIHVVPTDSGWAIKEEGKSTYLSTFDTKAEAVNKAKALSSKQNIRAIIHNQDGQIASSIKP
- a CDS encoding YitT family protein; its protein translation is MKRTSLTLQHVKTEAIKFAIMLLGTFILAFAYYHINFQNHLSEGGFVGLALLGKYATGLSPAIGMLLLDIPVMILAWFLKGWKFMIQALLGVAAFSLFYDGFERYSTLVMSFNGNLWIPAVLSGVLTGIGAGIVLRFGGATGGDDILAVLVSRWKGWKLGTVFFVSDAFVLGLSLFFLPVKETLYTILAVWIASKVITYVVSVPARGTVVTTSAVKLPMPSAAAKAVNAAAVSPRPTVARGVSH
- a CDS encoding MFS transporter, with protein sequence MSIVMIIGVLSSGYWQILYVATLVSSIVSQFSQPSSLKIVKRNVEGDHLQSAIAITQSGQSLFLILGPIVGTFIYTAMGIQASMYALLILFLISALLLTFLPKEATQREKNTSLFADIQEGWQYVGQSRSLKMLSMVFICIGLSAGLISPLGIFLITERLGLEATSLQFLSGASGLGLLIGGGIAAAVSGKLNQTLTLLVGVLCLAVTTMGEVLSSWFWLTLVITFLSSISLAFINVIISTYLVTRIDEHLIGRVNGTITPLFIGTMLLGSSMSGVLMNSASIFIVYAISVIVMILGILPAMRIQFDNDQIAPASILNSGVSSSQT
- a CDS encoding MFS transporter gives rise to the protein MNTLLRNKAFLIVTGSDLLQNLAIWIRNMAILYYVMDRTQGNPIAVSLITVLEYAPIFVFSIIGGALADRWNPKRTMILGIF